Genomic segment of Desulfovibrio sp. Fe33:
CAGCATGACCGCGGCGGGCCGTGCGCTGGGTCTGACCGCCCAGGAAGTGGCGAGCCAGGTGCGTGCCGCCTACAACGGCAGGGAGGTCCTGCGGCAGCAGCGGGGCCGCAACGAGATCAAGGTGGTGGTTCGCAGGCCCGAGAGCGAACGGGTATCGGAGTACAATCTTGAGGAGTTGATGCTCAAGACGCCGGACGGCAAGGAAGTCCTTTTGCGCGACGTGGTCGACGTCAAGCGGGGAAGCGCCTACACATCCATCAACCGCACCGACGGCCGCCGGGTGTTGTCGGTCACGGCGGACGTGGTACCGCGCGATCAGGCGACCAAGATCATGCAGAGCGTCCTGGTCGAGGTCGTGCCCGTGCTCAAGGCCAAGTACCCTGGGTTGTCCTGCCGGATGCAGGGTATGCAGGCGGATATGACCGAGTCCACCAACACCTTATTCGAGGGGTTGATGCTGGCCATGCTCGCCGTGTACGCCTTGCTGGCCATTCCATTCAAGAGCTATGTCCAGCCGATCATCATCATGGTCAGCATCCCGTTCGGCGCTGTGGGCGCAATCATCGGGCACATGGCCTTCGGTTATCCCATCAGCCTGATGAGCCTGCTTGGTATCGTGGCCCTGTCGGGCGTTGTGGTCAACGATTCGTTGGTGCTCATAGATCGGGCGAACCAGAATTCCCGGGAGGGCCAATGCGCCCACGATGCGGTGCTCGACGCGGGAACGGTCCGTTTCAGGCCCATTCTTCTGACCACCCTGACCACGTTCAGCGGCCTGGCTCCGATGATTCTGGAAACTTCCATGCAGGCCAGGTTCCTTATCCCCATGGCCTTGTCGCTCGGCTTCGGCATTCTCTTCGCCACAGTGATTACCCTGATCCTGGTGCCGTGCCTGTATATGATTCTGGAGGACATTCAGCGCAAGCTGCACGTCATGGCTTTCAAACGGCCGCCCGTCCAGTATCGGAAGCAAACCCAAAAATAACGCGGCCTCCGGAGAGGCCGCGCATACGCCCCGAAGCGGGGTCAGTGGAGAGGGGCGTTACAGCGCTCCTTCCTTCATGGCGCGGACCAGCGCACGGGTCGCTTCTACGGGCGAGGGGGCGGAGCATATGGCCGAAACCACGGCGATGCCCGCCACTCCGGAACCGGAAACGGCACGGGCGTTTTCGCACTGCACCCCGCCGATGGCCACCAGCGGGATGGCAGAGAGTTCCACGGCGCGTCGCAGTCCGTCGGGTCCCCAGGGCGAGCCTTTGATGTCCTTCTTGGTGTCGGTCGGATAGACCGGCCCGATGCCGAGATAATCCACAGGACGCTTCTGGGCGTCCAGAAGCTCGGCTTCGGTGTCCACGGACAGGCCGACGATGGCGTCAGGCCCGACAAGGCGGCGGACATCCTCGGGCAGCATATCCGATTGTCCGACATGCACGCCTTCGACTCCGGCGGCCAACGCCACGTCCACGCGGTCGTTGATGAGCAGGGGAACGTTCAGCGGCTTGAGCAGCCTGTGCAGAGCGCGGGCCAGTTCCACGAATTCCCCTGTGTCGGCGTCTTTTTCGCGCAATTGGACCATGGTGCAGCCGCCAGAGGCGGCTTCGGCCACGACTTCCTCCAGGGAGCGGCCCAGACAGAGGGCGCGGTCGGTCACGAGATAGACGAGCAGATCCTCGGTTCTCATGATGCCGCCACCTTGAGTCGAGTGTGTATCATCGCTTCGTCGAGGAGATAGAGGGCGTCGAGCAGGCGCATTTGCAGGCTGCCGGGGCCGGGCGAGACTTCGGCGGCTTTTTCTCCGGCTATGTTCATGACCGCGGCGGTGTCCACGGCGGCCTGGAAATAGTCGTGCTGGACTGCGGCGAAGGCTCCGGCGAGCGCGGTGCAGGTACAGCCCAGGCCCGTGACGCGGGGCATCATGGCCGAGCCGCCGACAAGCCGGATTTCCCGGGTCGCGTCGACCACCAGATCGGTTTCGCCGCTGACCAGGACCACGCAGCCGTACCGCGCGTTCAGCGCTTTGGCCGCGCCCCTGGCCTCGTCCACGCCCATGGAGGTGTCCACGCCCTTGGGGCGGCCGTCCTCGCCCGCCACCGCCATGATCTCCGAGGCGTTGCCCCGAAGAATGGCCGGGTGGTATTTTTCGAGGAACTCCCGCGAGATGTCCGTGCGCAGCGTATTCACCCCGGCGGCCACGGGATCGAGAACGATGGGCATGTTCATGTCGTTGGCCTGGGCCATGGCCACATGCATCCCCTCAACGTAGTCGTCGGCCAGGGTGCCGATATTGACCACCAGCGCGCCGGCCAGGTCGACCAGGCCGGGCAGGTCCTCGGCCACATGGTTCATGGCCGGGGACGCGCCCAACGCGAGCAGGGCGTTGGCCGTGTTGTTGGTGACCACGTAATTGGTGATGTTGACGATGAGCGGGGCCTTGTCGCGGACCGCCCGCACGTCGTTCCAGACGGATCGTATCAGTGTCTCGGGCGCACTCATTTCAGCAGCTCCCCGACGCTGTCGACCTTGCTGCGCATCCTCCCGGCCTCGCCGGAACGGGAATCCACGGCCAAGGTGAGATAGACCCGGCCGCAGTCGCTGCGCATGTCGTCATGGCATCGTTTGATGGTCTCCATGACCTTGTTGAAATCGCCTTCGATGACAGTCCCCATGGCTCCCAGTTCATAGGGCAGCCCGGACTCCCGGACGATCTCAATGGTCCGGGCCACGTAGGGCGCGAGAGACCCTTCGTCCGGCCGTTCCAGGGGGAAGATGCTGAAGGTGGCTACACAACTCACGGTGTCTTTCCTTATTTGAGGTGTTTGAAATGGGACCGCCGCACAAGCGGCCGCTTCCTGAAGAATTGACTCATTCCCCCTCAACGTCAATGTTCGGTTCGCAAAAAGCTGTTCGCATGGGGGCGGACACATCCGACGGCGAGGATGGGAGCGGTAAAATGCGCGGCCTGCGGGGCAGCGGCTGCAAAAAAGGCCGGGACTTTCGCCCCGGCCTTGCCTTGATGGTTATGGACGCGGGCGGGCTATTCCTTGCAGTCTTCGCCAGCCATGTGCTTGAGGGTTTCGTAGCGCTTGTTGAAGTCGGTTTCGATCTTGGCCCGGTACTCCTTGGAGAACTCGGGGTAGAAGCGTTCGAGCATGGCGTAGCGGTTTTCGCCGGACAGGAACTCCTGGAGGGAGCCGTCGGGAGCCTTGGATTCCAGGACGAACGGGTTCTTGCCTTCGTCGGCCAGCAGCGGGTTGTAGCGGTAGAGCGGCCAGTAGCCGGATTCCACTGCCAGCTTCTGTTCCATCTGGGTCTTGCCCATGCCCTTCTTGATGCCCTGGTTGATGCAGGGGGCGTAAGCGATAATCAGGGACGGACCGGGGTAGGCCTCGGCCTCCTTGACCGCCTTGAGGAACTGCTGCTTGTTGGCGCCCATGGCCACGGAGGCGACATAGACGTAGCCGTAGGTCATGGCCATGCGGCCGAGGTCCTTCTTGTTGGTGGTCTTTCCGGCCGCAGCGAACTTGGCGATGGAACCGAGGGGAGTGGCCTTGGAGGACTGGCCGCCGGTGTTGGAGTAGACCTCCGTGTCGAGGACCAGAACATTGATGTCCTTGCCCGAGGCGAGCACGTGGTCCAGTCCGCCGTAGCCGATGTCGTAGGCCCAGCCGTCGCCGCCGAACACCCAGATGGACTGTTTGGTGAACAGGTCGGACATCGCCAGGATTTCCTTGAGGGCCTTTTTGCGCGTTCCCTTGAGGGCCTTCTTGATGGCCTCGCCCGCAAGCCGGGATTCCTCGGGGTCCTTCATGACCTTGACCCACTTGTTCAACTTGGTCTTGAGTGCGCCTTCCTCGGCCTTGGCGGCCTCAGTGCAGAGCGCGGCCAGATGGGCGCGCCGCTGGTCGGTGGCCATTTCAATGCCGTAGCCGAATTCGGCGGCGTCCTCGAACAGGGAGTTGCCCCAGGCCGGGCCGTGTCCCTCGCCGTTGACGCAGTAGGGCGCGGTCGGCGCGGATGCGCCCCAGATGGAGGAGCAGCCGGTTGCGTTGGCGATGACCATGCGTTCGCCGAAGAGCTGGGTGATGACCTTGACGTAGGGGGTTTCGCCGCAGCCCGCGCAGGCCCCGGAGAATTCCATGAGGGACTTGCGGAACTGGGAGCCCTTGACCGTGTCGCGGCCGAAGGCGTCCTTGTAGGAAACGGCTTCGGAGAAGTCGAAGTTCGGCACCTGGACTTCAGTCTGGGTGGCGATGGGCTTCATGACCAGGGCCTTTTCCTTGGCCGGGCAGATGTCGGCGCAGTTGCCGCAGCCCAGGCAGTCCAGGGTGTTGACCTGGAGGCGGAAGTGCAAGCCCTTGGCTTCCTTGCCGATGCCATCGATGGTCTCGAAGGTCGCGGGAGCGGTCTTCAGCTCATCGTCGGTGGCCAGCACCGAGCGCAGGGCGGAGTGCGGGCAGACAAAGGCGCACTGGTTACACTGAATGCAGTTTTCCTTGATCCACTCGGGCACCAGGATGGCCACGCCGCGTTTTTCGTATTTGGAAGTGGCGGAGGGCATGGTGCCGTCATGGGAGAAGGCCGAGACGGGCAGGGTGTCGCCCTTCTGGGCCAGGACCGGGCGCATGACGTTTTTGACGTAAGCGGGCTCGTTGCGGTTGACCGGCTTGTCGTCCTTGAGGGTCTTCCATGCCTCGGGCACGGGAATTTCCACGATTGCGTCGGTGGCCGCGTCCACGGCGGCATTGTTCATGTCGACGATCTTCTGGCCCTTCTTGCCGTAGGCCTTCTCAATGCCTTCCTTGAGCAGGGTCACGGCCTTCTGGAACGGGATGACGTCGGCCAGTTTGAAGTACGCGGTCTGCATGACCATGTTGATGCGGCCGCCGAGGCCCACTTCGCTTGCGATCTTGACCGCGTCGACGGTGTAGAACTTGAGGCCCTTCTGCGCGATGGTGCGCCGCATGGCGGCGGGCAGCCGCGTGTCCATCTCCTCGGCGGTCCAGGGACAGTTGAGCACGAAGGTGCCGCCGTTCTTGACGCCTTCCAGCACGTCGTAAAGGTTGACGTAGCTCGGGTTGTGGCAGGCGATGTAATCCGCGTTCTGCACCAGGTAGGTGGACTGGATGGGCTTCTTGCCGAAACGCAGGTGCGAGATGGTGATGCCGCCGGACTTCTTGGAGTCGTAGGCGAAGTAGCCCTGGGCATAGAGGTTGGTATTATCGCCGATGATCTTGATGGCCTGCTTGTTCGCGCCCACCGTGCCGTCGGAGCCGAGGCCCCAGAACTTGCACTGGACCGTGCCCTCGGGGGTGGTGTCCACGCAGTCGCAGTCAAAGAGCGAGGTGTTGGTGACGTCGTCGGTGATGCCGACGGTGAAGCCGTTCTTGGGTTTGGTCAGGGAGTTGAAGACCGACTCGACCTGGGCCGGAGTGAAGTCCTTGGAGCCGAGGCCATAGCGTCCGCCGACGATGACGGGGGCGTTGGCCTTGCCCGCGTAGGCCGCGCAGACGTCGAGGTACAGGGGATCGCCCAGGGAGCCGGGTTCCTTGGTGCGGTCCAGCACCGCGATCTTCTTCACGGTCTTGGGGATGGCGGAGAACATGTGCTTGACCGAGAACGGCCTGTACAGGCGGACCTTGACCAGGCCGACCTTCTTGCCCTTGGCGGTCAGGTAGTTGACGGTTTCCTCGATGGTCTCGCAGGCGGAACCGGCGGCGATGATGACGCGTTCGGCGTTGGGATGGCCCAC
This window contains:
- the thiM gene encoding hydroxyethylthiazole kinase — its product is MSAPETLIRSVWNDVRAVRDKAPLIVNITNYVVTNNTANALLALGASPAMNHVAEDLPGLVDLAGALVVNIGTLADDYVEGMHVAMAQANDMNMPIVLDPVAAGVNTLRTDISREFLEKYHPAILRGNASEIMAVAGEDGRPKGVDTSMGVDEARGAAKALNARYGCVVLVSGETDLVVDATREIRLVGGSAMMPRVTGLGCTCTALAGAFAAVQHDYFQAAVDTAAVMNIAGEKAAEVSPGPGSLQMRLLDALYLLDEAMIHTRLKVAAS
- a CDS encoding MTH1187 family thiamine-binding protein gives rise to the protein MSCVATFSIFPLERPDEGSLAPYVARTIEIVRESGLPYELGAMGTVIEGDFNKVMETIKRCHDDMRSDCGRVYLTLAVDSRSGEAGRMRSKVDSVGELLK
- the nifJ gene encoding pyruvate:ferredoxin (flavodoxin) oxidoreductase, translating into MPKKIMKTMDGNTAAAHVAYAMSETAAIYPITPSTPMGEIADEWAAQGRKNIFGQTVQIRQMQSEAGAAGAVHGSLAGGALTTTFTASQGLLLMIPNMYKIAGELLPGVFHVSARAVAAHALSIFGDHQDVMACRQTGFAMLFSNSVQEVMDLSLVAHIASVEASVPFMSIFDGFRTSHEIQKIAVIDYEDMKPLLNMDKVAEFRKRAMNPEHPNIRGTAQNPDIYFQGREATNTYYEAIPEIVADAMKKVGKVTGRRYKLFDYVGHPNAERVIIAAGSACETIEETVNYLTAKGKKVGLVKVRLYRPFSVKHMFSAIPKTVKKIAVLDRTKEPGSLGDPLYLDVCAAYAGKANAPVIVGGRYGLGSKDFTPAQVESVFNSLTKPKNGFTVGITDDVTNTSLFDCDCVDTTPEGTVQCKFWGLGSDGTVGANKQAIKIIGDNTNLYAQGYFAYDSKKSGGITISHLRFGKKPIQSTYLVQNADYIACHNPSYVNLYDVLEGVKNGGTFVLNCPWTAEEMDTRLPAAMRRTIAQKGLKFYTVDAVKIASEVGLGGRINMVMQTAYFKLADVIPFQKAVTLLKEGIEKAYGKKGQKIVDMNNAAVDAATDAIVEIPVPEAWKTLKDDKPVNRNEPAYVKNVMRPVLAQKGDTLPVSAFSHDGTMPSATSKYEKRGVAILVPEWIKENCIQCNQCAFVCPHSALRSVLATDDELKTAPATFETIDGIGKEAKGLHFRLQVNTLDCLGCGNCADICPAKEKALVMKPIATQTEVQVPNFDFSEAVSYKDAFGRDTVKGSQFRKSLMEFSGACAGCGETPYVKVITQLFGERMVIANATGCSSIWGASAPTAPYCVNGEGHGPAWGNSLFEDAAEFGYGIEMATDQRRAHLAALCTEAAKAEEGALKTKLNKWVKVMKDPEESRLAGEAIKKALKGTRKKALKEILAMSDLFTKQSIWVFGGDGWAYDIGYGGLDHVLASGKDINVLVLDTEVYSNTGGQSSKATPLGSIAKFAAAGKTTNKKDLGRMAMTYGYVYVASVAMGANKQQFLKAVKEAEAYPGPSLIIAYAPCINQGIKKGMGKTQMEQKLAVESGYWPLYRYNPLLADEGKNPFVLESKAPDGSLQEFLSGENRYAMLERFYPEFSKEYRAKIETDFNKRYETLKHMAGEDCKE
- the thiE gene encoding thiamine phosphate synthase, giving the protein MRTEDLLVYLVTDRALCLGRSLEEVVAEAASGGCTMVQLREKDADTGEFVELARALHRLLKPLNVPLLINDRVDVALAAGVEGVHVGQSDMLPEDVRRLVGPDAIVGLSVDTEAELLDAQKRPVDYLGIGPVYPTDTKKDIKGSPWGPDGLRRAVELSAIPLVAIGGVQCENARAVSGSGVAGIAVVSAICSAPSPVEATRALVRAMKEGAL